A window of Candidatus Hydrogenedens sp. genomic DNA:
TTTTTACGAAAACATATTCCATAGATGGGAATTTTTCCAGAGGGTGTTTGGATTCACTATATAATTGGATAAGATGGATTGTAAGAAGTAATCGGGCAATTCTTAGTTGTCGGGCATTTTGGTAGTAGATACGGAAGCCGTGCATGCAAGCTTGTTGAATTTTGTTTCGGAAGGTCATCGGAATATTGTTATTTCTTTGTCCCCATGTCCAGAGGTCGTCTATATCTTCAGATGGGGGCAATTTTTCCTTTTCTATTTCTTCCAGCATCTCATAGCACTTTATTAATCGGTCAAACCAAAAAAGAATAGCCCGATACCCTTCTTCCGAAATGTCCACTTCTATTTGTGCCTGGTCTATGGTATCTTTTGTTTGTTTATGCAGGTATGCCTCACGATTGGGATTGGGTTCGGGAATCATACGAACACGCATCCGTTCTAAAGAATCTCCGTAGTTAAAACTTTCTAATAAAACCGCAATGTCGAATTTGGTCGGAGAGAGAAGAGGGTATTCGTATAATAATTCCGCAGAAATTTCATCCTGAGATAGCACGCGGTCAATTTCAGTATCAATCTGGAAGCAACCAATTCGCCAATCGAACCACATATCGTGAAATAAAGCAATGAGATTTTCGCCAATGCCTGCAGGTTCTTGCTGTGTGATAGCCATGTCTATCAAATCTAATAAACGCTCTTCTAAAAATTCATGGGTTTTCCAGAAAATGCGATGGGAAAATACATGATGAAGGATGAAGAAACGGTCTATAATGATATTGGCTTTTTCTTCTGTAATGTCTGCGACTTGTTGAAATTTTTTTATCCATGAAATATTCCAATCCCGCAGTTCACGAGCCATACTGCTTTTAGGAATATGGGGTATTTCATCGAGCGCACCTTTGTCCACGCACGGTTCTAATATGAAAGGAGCCATTTCCATCTGGAATTGGGCAGGATAGTCAGCCCACATGATTAAAGTTTGGTTTGGAATAGAATAGAGATGAAATTTACTGAAATCGGTCATAAAGACATAATGCAAATTTTTATCGGAAAGTTCTTCAAATAACAATCGTGAGAGAGGACAAAAATCCAGATGATTGTTTTTTATGCTTGAAGGTAGTGTAAAAAGATGTTCAGGAACTATTACAAAACAAATTTCCTTACCGTGTTCGGATGTTAGCAAGAAAGGAAGAACCCCCGTACTCTTTGTTACCTCTGTTTCGGGGAGAGGAATAAAGGACTTCCAGCCCAATCTATGAAAAAACTCTTCAATATACCTATATCTTTCTATTCCCTGCGATGCCTGAGCCCATTTCCACCATGCTTCAGAAATCTGCAAGGCTGCACGATTATATGAAACGCTCATAAAACATTTTCCCCTTTCGGTATATTCAATTTGTTGTTTTCAATAATTCTCCACAAAAAATCTTCTCTGTTTCCGAGCAGGTCAACGGTTGCCTGTAGGAAATTTATCCATTCGGAATTTTTTTGTTCCATCTTTTCTGTGAATTCATTTGTAGTAATGACGGATACAGAAATTCCTTCAATAGATTCAGGAAAAGTATCGCCATTCGTTGTGACAATAAGTACTTGATTTTTGTCTGGGCTATAAAAAACAAGACGAACTGATTTGTTGTTATTTAGAATTGAACGAAGTCGGTCAATCGGGGAACATACTTTTAATATGAGAGATTGTAAAATAGGAACCAAGGGATGATTTTGGTCAATTTGATACCATGTCCTATTACCTTCTTTCCACTGATAGATAAGTCCAATTTGAGCAAGTCGTTCCAATTCTCTCTGAACAGCACGGAGGGGCAATTTTGTTGCACTTTCTACCTGACGCTGATAGAACATTCGCCCTAAATTTGTAAAAAGAACTAAGAAGACTTTTGTTCGTGCTTCAGAGCCTAACAAAGCCTCTAATGTAGTTAAATCAACTAAATTTTTATTTTCTTCACTAATTAATGTCTGCATTCTGTTATATGAAGTATACAGTTCATTATTTATTTAGGTTATTACATTCAATTATATAATCAATATATCAAAAAAAAACATGAATGTCAAATTATTTTTAATTAATTAGTTAATATAATTAGTTTTATTTTTCAATATAATAGTATAAGCACTAATAATTGTAGTATATCATTATACATTTGTTAGCTAATTATTTTTTTAGATAGAGGAAAATAATTTGTAAAATTTGAACAGCCTTTTTATATTTTATAAGGGAAAATAAATTTTAAATTTCAAAAATTGATTTTTATTCCTGTATTAGCAACAGGTCCTTCTATGTCTTGTTTATGTTCTCTCTTCAAACTTTCCACATCGAAACCGAACAAATATCCCATTCCGAAAAAGACATCCATTCGTCGAGTGGCAGGAAAATCTAATGAAATGAATGGAATAACAGATATAATGTCTATTTCTTTTGTCCTTGTATATTTTATTGGGAACCTAAAAACTCCAATCTTTGCATCACCCGATGCTTCAAAATTTGAGTAGTTTATGTTTAATGAAAGATAAGGTTTTGTGTCAAATATAGTCCTTTTCAAACGGCTTAAAAAAGGTTCGTCTTTAATAGATCGATATTCTGTTTTCCCAAGTGGGAAATAATCCATCCCGGCTTCGATGAGGAATTCTTCTCCTGTAAGGTCTAAACGAATTTTTAATGGACCATAATGATTACTATTATTAATTTTCCATATTCCACCACCAATTCCACTCCAAAAAGAAAAATATTTTCCACAATGCAATCCGATTCCAGCCCAGATGTCTCCGAAAAGACCTATTTGACGCATGTCTTTAAATGTCACAAAATCTTTCCAGCCCGGGACCATTCCCCTGCCTATTTCATTAACTATATATACAGGTTTCTCCGAATTCAATTCGGGAAAATATGCGTAATGTCCTATAATAAGATATAACCCCTTTGTCTTATCTATTTCTTTTTCCTCCTCTTGGGAATCACAACCAGTTATATTATCTTCTTGTAGAGTAAGTCTTTCATTTCTACTATTGGGCAATGATATATTTTTCCCGTTTACCTTTTCTATGGGAAAATTTTGTTTTTCATCCGCATTTATATACAATGAAATTAAAATAAGGAATACAATAAAAGATTTCCTTACTTTGATGAGATGATAAGTAATACATCGTTTTATGGCATTCAGAGGCTCCATATTCCTCAATAGCATTCTTTCCTTTTTTTACCCTATCTACTATTTATGTATTTTATGGATTTCATTTGAAATAATTCCATTTAATAGAAATTTTTCAATGAATAACCAAAATTGTTAAATACTAACATTTAAACAATTTGCAAATGAAAATAAAAAATATTCATACTATTTTAATGTCTATAAAATTAGACCGTAAAAGATACACAAAAAATTAACTCCATAAAGATAAGGAGATTTTTTTATGAATGAAAAGTTCAAACTCACACGGAGACAATTTAACAAAGCGGCAGCGTTGGCTACATTTGCAGTGATTTCAAAGAACATGGATGCAGTAGAGACAAACAGCGGAACCTTGAAAATTGGTTTAATTGGTTGTGGAGGTAGAGGTTTTGGTGCGTTAAAGGATTGTATGGAAGGGAACGAGAATATAAAAATTGTGGCGTTAGCAGATGTTTTTGATGACCGACTTAAAGACTGCAGAAAAAAATTGGAATCTATGCAGGGTAGGATGTATAAAGGTAAAGTAGAAATTGACGATGGACATTGTTTTGTTGGACTGGATGCCTATAAAAAGATTTTAGAAACTGATATTGATGTAGTTATCCATGCTACACCGCCTTATGCTCGTCCTATGCATGTGGAAGCCGCAATTGATGCAGGAAAGCATGTGTTTACAGAAAAGCCTGTAGCGGTTGACCCTGCAGGTATTCGCCGATTTATCAAGACGGCTCAAAAGGCGAAAGAAAAGAACCTGTGTTTGCATACAGGAACACAAAGACGCTCCAGCAATGCATATCGTGAAACAGTTAAGAAGATTCAAGATGGCGCCATTGGTGATATTATCGCAGCGCGTGTTTATTGGAATGGCGAGCTACCATTTTCTCATGACCGTAAGCCAGAATGGAATGATTTAGAGTATCGCCTTCGCAACTGGTATAACCAAATATGGACCTGTGGAGATAATATCGTCGAACAGCACATCCATAATATTGATATTATCAACTGGATTATGGGTACCCATCCTGTAAAAGTAGTTGCTTCCGGTGGTAGAGCATGGAAACCTCGTGAGGAGAAATATGGGGACCTCTGGGACCATTTCGAATGTGATTTTGAATATCCTAATGGCGTTCATATGTTTAGCTTCTCTCGCCATTGGAATAATTCAAAGAATGATGTTTTTGAACAAGTGTTCGGCACAAAAGGGAAGAGTATGTGCAATGATATGGGTAAGGATACAAAGAATCCGTATGTTCAAGAGCATATTGACTTTATTCAAGCCGTTCGGGGGGAAATTCCTTATTTGAATACGGGTATAGAATGTGCGGAAAGCACGATGACCGCAATTATGGGTCGTATGGCGGCATACACAGGGCAGGAATTAACATGGGATGAAGCTTTGAATGCAGATTTGAGTATTGTGCCAGAAGATTTAGACTGGAATAAATCTTATCCAATAGGTCCTATTCCTGTTCCCGGTAAAGCATAATATTCGATAATAATTTGGGCGGGTTGGATATTTTATTCAACTCGCCCATTTCAATCTATCGGGGTAATTTTTCAACCATTTATTACCATTAAATACGGTCGAATATTTTTTCGATAACCTCAATGATATTGGTTGGACAGGAATAAACACCTTTCACAGGAAGGGTGAAAACCTTTTCTACCTCTTTTAATAAATCAGTATTATCAGGCTCAGTTGTTGATAATAAAATCTGGGTTGTGTTGCAGGTTCGCAATGGAAGCAATAGATACTTCATACAAAAAGGGTATTCAAGTAAATATGCCTGTTCGATATTTACATGCTTTTCATTTATGAATAACAAAGGTATATTTTTTTGCAGGGATAATGCCTGAAACAAAACAATTTCATCAATCCATTCTTGTTCTAACAATAAAGTTCCCAATCGGCAATATTGTTTATCCTTCTGCAGGGTAAGCACTTCTTCCAATTGGGTATTGGTAATAAAGCCTGCTTTAATCAAAAGTTCTCCTAACTTTAAATACGGTTTCTCCTTTGCTTGAAGTGCCATAACCAAACGGGTATAGGTATCTTCATATTTGCTTTTCTCTTCAAAATTTTGTTCATCCCCTATTAATGCCAATTGCTCTTTCAATGTTTCTACTTGATATTGCCAGTATTTCACGGATTCGGATAGTTCTTCATTGCGTTGAACTGAGGCTCTGTATTCTTGCTGGAACCGCTCACTTTCTTTTTTCAAGCCTTCAATTGTTCGTAATAGTCCTTGACATTGTTCAATAATTTCTCGATGTTTTTGCTCTAATTTCTGTTGTTGCTCTTCCTGCTTCTTTTTTTCCGATATTGCTTTTGCCATTTCTGTAGATAATTTTTGATTTTCTTTAAGGATTATTTCTTTCTCTTTTACTAATTTATCCAATAGTTGCTGTTGCGTATCAATATAGGTTTTTAGTGTTGCAATATTCGTCTGCAATTGTGCAATTTGCGTTTTAAATTGGTTACTTTCAAACTGATATTTTTTAATTTCATCTTCCTTGTCCTTCAACAACAATTTTTGTTTTGATAATTTATCTTCTAACTGCTGTTCTATACTTTCTAATTCTGCTATATGTACCAGAGCATTGCTTAAATCTACTGTTGTATTCTGAATTTTTTTTGTAAGATTGAGTATTATTTCCTCCGATTCTGCATAGCGGGTTGCTATTTCTATATTTTCCTGTTGCTTTTGATGAAGAGCCTCCTGTAATTCCCTTAACTTCGTTTTGTCTGCCTGCTGGTCTATTTGTGTAGAATGTAGTTGCTGTTCTAATGCCTTTAAGGATAGTGCGGTTTCTTGTAATTGTTTTTTAAGAAGTTGTATTTCTTCGTTTAATAAACTTTTTTGCTGTTCAAATCCTTTTTT
This region includes:
- a CDS encoding Gfo/Idh/MocA family oxidoreductase, translating into MNEKFKLTRRQFNKAAALATFAVISKNMDAVETNSGTLKIGLIGCGGRGFGALKDCMEGNENIKIVALADVFDDRLKDCRKKLESMQGRMYKGKVEIDDGHCFVGLDAYKKILETDIDVVIHATPPYARPMHVEAAIDAGKHVFTEKPVAVDPAGIRRFIKTAQKAKEKNLCLHTGTQRRSSNAYRETVKKIQDGAIGDIIAARVYWNGELPFSHDRKPEWNDLEYRLRNWYNQIWTCGDNIVEQHIHNIDIINWIMGTHPVKVVASGGRAWKPREEKYGDLWDHFECDFEYPNGVHMFSFSRHWNNSKNDVFEQVFGTKGKSMCNDMGKDTKNPYVQEHIDFIQAVRGEIPYLNTGIECAESTMTAIMGRMAAYTGQELTWDEALNADLSIVPEDLDWNKSYPIGPIPVPGKA